The proteins below are encoded in one region of Paramisgurnus dabryanus chromosome 2, PD_genome_1.1, whole genome shotgun sequence:
- the fastkd3 gene encoding FAST kinase domain-containing protein 3, mitochondrial, with protein MAKTLVLRLHLLRHLVAQVPSSLTVCAVRHRCSPHLQTSTVFSPTCSKLSLRAVCTTTRDLLFLAVGSVRPHQELLTGGIGQLHHLTSGEDRIFTDRLSSCTSSQQVLRLLRSYPDLSSASAASVLHRLADLEQDDGRGLKNPQLLLSDLALNKLCQKLEQDSAVLEDDVVVRALLGCTRLYLDPWSRLLVRLVSESQERLDSGRLSVEALCELSRALFALEGPDCGMVKQAMTQLENKDPARWNIAELVGVYRTLASGLSEGGRYPELLNEMNAQALRLAQRMDPAAVSEILDALVTLGQTQALPLVIALCKQAVRHVQNFTDAELTAVLSALMHYGHSDRFLVEALERHVPKIAFSAHAETITKVMQYFGRRRVLSQPVFNAVAESLVYRAEEYSTWEVSQQIVALGMLGYVPPDAARLFRKVESVLNARFLQFQPRALLDLLHACTLLQRYPLNFVSKVFSPYFMQQLQEEGSGMDRMVLAQLTQLYMTVKLECPFYNGPRLLPKFRVKSFLAPGQSLETQVEAQLYNSVKSGLVDLLGARSYFASRVLTPYCYTLDVEIKLDEEGYVLPASHVDEVYKRIALCIDGSKRFAVNAKQLLGKESIKQRHLKILGYDVVQIPYYEFEKLKDKKEIVDYLHKKIFPHSYRLSW; from the exons ATGGCCAAAACGCTGGTGCTGAGGCTGCATCTGCTCAGGCATTTGGTGGCCCAAGTCCCTTCATCACTGACTGTGTGTGCTGTTAGGCATCGATGTTCTCCTCATCTTCAGACCTCCACTGTCTTCTCTCCAACCTGCTCCAAACTCAGTCTGAGGGCTGTTTGCACTACGACTCGAGACCTTCTATTCCTTGCCGTCGGATCTGTTCGTCCTCACCAGGAGCTCCTCACCGGTGGAATCGGTCAGTTGCACCACCTTACTTCCGGCGAGGACCGCATCTTTACGGACCGCCTGTCTTCCTGCACATCATCCCAGCAAGTTCTGCGTCTCTTGCGATCTTATCCTGACCTGTCAAGCGCATCAGCGGCTTCTGTACTCCACCGATTGGCCGATCTGGAGCAGGACGATGGCCGTGGTCTTAAAAACCCACAGTTGCTGCTGTCAGACCTGGCCTTGAACAAACTTTGTCAAAAACTGGAACAAGATTCAGCCGTGTTAGAAGATGATGTCGTGGTTCGAGCTCTGTTGGGATGCACACGCCTCTATCTTGACCCCTGGAGTCGCCTGCTGGTACGGCTGGTGTCCGAAAGTCAGGAGAGATTGGACTCGGGAAGGTTAAGTGTTGAAGCGTTATGTGAGTTATCCAGGGCTTTATTTGCGTTGGAAGGGCCCGACTGTGGCATGGTTAAACAGGCCATGACTCAGCTGGAAAATAAAGACCCAGCTCGATGGAATATAGCAGAGCTAGTGGGCGTTTATCGCACGCTAGCATCCGGTTTGAGCGAAGGCGGACGCTACCCGGAGCTTTTGAATGAAATGAACGCTCAGGCGCTTCGACTCGCGCAGCGGATGGATCCAGCGGCCGTAAGCGAGATTCTAGATGCTTTAGTGACTTTGGGACAAACGCAAGCATTGCCACTGGTTATTGCACTATGCAAGCAAGCTGTCCGTCACGTGCAAAACTTCACAGATGCCGAATTGACTGCGGTATTGTCTGCACTCATGCATTACGGTCACAGCGATCGCTTTCTTGTGGAAGCTCTCGAACGGCACGTGCCCAAGATAGCCTTCAGCGCACATGCAGAAACCATAACCAAAGTGATGCAGTATTTCGGGCGAAGACGCGTACTTTCTCAACCCGTTTTTAACGCGGTAGCCGAGAGTTTGGTGTACCGTGCAGAGGAGTACTCCACCTGGGAGGTGTCCCAACAGATAGTGGCGCTGGGAATGCTGGGATACGTGCCTCCCGACGCGGCCAGATTGTTCCGAAAGGTGGAGTCGGTTTTGAATGCCAGGTTTTTGCAGTTTCAGCCCAGAGCTCTTCTGGACCTGCTGCACGCCTGTACTTTGCTCCAGAGGTATCCGCTAAACTTCGTCTCCAAAGTCTTCAGCCCGTACTTCATGCAGCAACTGCAGG AGGAGGGAAGTGGGATGGATCGCATGGTGCTCGCTCAGTTGACTCAGCTCTACATGACTGTGAAACTGGAGTGTCCCTTCTATAAT GGTCCACGACTTTTACCCAAGTTTCGTGTGAAGTCATTTTTGGCTCCTGGACAGTCTCTGGAGACACAAGTGGAAGCTCAGCTCTACAATTCGGTGAAATCTGGCCTTGTGGATCTGCTGGGAGCTCGATCTTACTTTGCTTCCAGAGTACTTACACCATATTGCTATACACTAG ATGTTGAGATAAAACTAGATGAAGAAGGATATGTCCTGCCAGCTTCTCATGTAGATGAGGTCTATAAGAG AATCGCTTTGTGTATTGATGGGTCAAAGCGCTTTGCTGTAAATGCAAAACAGTTACTGGGTAAAGAATCCATCAAACAACGACATCTGAAGATTCTTGGATATGATGTTGTTCAG ATTCCATATTATGAGTTTGAGAAACTCAAGGACAAAAAAGAAATCGTGGATTATCTGCACAAGAAGATCTTTCCTCACAGTTACAGACTGAGTTGGTAA